A DNA window from Arachis hypogaea cultivar Tifrunner chromosome 18, arahy.Tifrunner.gnm2.J5K5, whole genome shotgun sequence contains the following coding sequences:
- the LOC112773153 gene encoding uncharacterized protein: MAFHVACPITCRRICTCPLGFLRGPKNEQQDDVVSRLQDFLRDPTGIAGLDGGGLTVQVAVPKVVLQPQPPPPRQVLPSVVDEADEAASVQAKRAALQRKGAAAMVAAEEYARRFESGDVTDTSGNHTGEEQGQSNVFCRMCNRVENNGSERAKKMLSCKSCGKKYHRNCLRSWAQNRDLFHWSSWTCRSCRICEACRRTGDPSKFMFCKRCDGAYHCYCLQPPHKNVSTGPYLCPKHTRCHSCGSNVPGNGPSLRWFLGYTCCDACGRLFLKGNYCPVCLKVYRESESTPMVCCDICQHWVHCQCDNISDEKYQQFQVDGNLQYQCPTCRGECYQIKNHKDAVQELWRRRDVADRDLIASLRAAAGLPTQEEIFCISPYSDDEDSGLLKLKSESGHSLKFYMKNLSGDSTKKMKDYGKKHSSGKNARKKDLETFIDKIDAQCNLEGHSGLKSLHGLDDDIQSHENEVPNVYSSPAAGSMSQTEGSCPVNQPVILRHKSVDEASIYDEERRPRVVRIKSSKAHTLDSAGESGKPADMTQNVKGKKLVINLGARKINVSCSPQSNSSSCQRDQAVIAHHGNRIDSGQSQVIKGSVREGNVIKLGKFKPEISELNSTSVRGSGSLSDGCEAVPSQQPHIMLGKDSTDGIDQVGAVEDMPQRGERMLTGKFPEGGSHADKNINQMPSHSSTKDPRTSLRFKLKKPSFENGKIPHQDKSSIKGQRSKRKRPPPYMEKTSFNEDDVTQLHQDNLMDEIMDANWILTKLGKDAIGKRVEVHQAPDNSWHKGVITDIIDGSSNLYVTIDDGRVKILELGKQGIRLVPQEQKRPKT; encoded by the exons ATGGCATTTCATGTAGCTTGTCCAATTACATG ccGCAGAATCTGCACCTGTCCGCTAGGGTTTCTGCGCGGCCCGAAGAATGAGCAGCAGGACGACGTCGTTTCGAGGCTCCAGGATTTTCTCCGTGATCCCACCGGAATTGCGGGACTCGACGGTGGCGGTCTCACGGTGCAGGTCGCTGTACCGAAGGTGGTGCTACAGCCGCAGCCTCCGCCACCACGCCAGGTGCTACCATCTGTTGTGGACGAGGCAGACGAGGCCGCGTCGGTGCAGGCAAAGAGGGCTGCGCTGCAGCGGAAGGGGGCCGCCGCCATGGTTGCTGCTGAGGAGTATGCTCGCCGATTTGAGTCCGGGGATGTCACG GATACATCAGGAAATCACACTGGAGAAGAACAGGGTCAATCAAATGTTTTCTGTCGAATGTGCAATCGTGTTGAAAATAACGGAAGTGAGAGAGCCAAAAAGATGCTATCTTGCAAAAGTTGTGGTAAAAAATACCACAGGAACTGCCTGAGAAGTTGGGCTCAAAATAGAG atTTATTTCACTGGAGTTCATGGACCTGTCGATCTTGCCGGATTTGTGAG GCTTGCAGAAGAACTGGAGATCCAAGCAAGTTCATGTTTTGTAAAAGGTGTGATGGTGCCTACCATTGTTACTGTCTGCAACCTCCTCATAAG AATGTTAGTACTGGTCCCTATTTGTGCCCAAAGCATACAAGGTGTCACAGTTGTGGATCAAATGTCCCTGGAAATGGACCAAGCTTGAG GTGGTTCCTGGGATACACCTGCTGTGATGCATGTGGAAGATTGTTTCTGAAAGGGAACTACTGTCCTGTTTGTTTAAAG GTTTATAGAGAATCGGAATCAACTCCAATGGTATGCTGTGACATTTGCCAACACTGGGTACATTGCCAGTGTGATAATATTAG TGACGAAAAATATCAACAATTTCAAGTGGATGGAAATCTTCAGTATCAATGTCCTACATGCCGTGGGGAATGTTATCAG ATCAAGAATCATAAAGATGCTGTTCAAGAGCTTTGGAGGAGAAGAGATGTAGCTGACCGAGATTTAATTGCCAGCTTAAGGGCTGCAGCTGGTTTACCAACTCAAGAAGAAATCTTTTGTATTTCACCATATTCAGATGATGAAGATAGCGGGCTTCTAAAGTTAAAGAGTGAATCTGGACATTCCCTGAAATTCTATATGAAGAACTTGTCTGGTGACTCAACAAAGAAGATGAAAGATTATGGAAAGAAACATTCAAGCGGAAAGAATGCTAGGAAAAAGGATCTAGAGACATTTATTGATAAAATTGATGCACAATGTAATCTTGAGGGACACAGTGGATTGAAATCTTTGCATGGGTTGGATGATGATATCCAATCCCATGAAAATGAAGTTCCCAATGTTTATTCATCACCTGCTGCTGGAAGCATGAGTCAAACTGAAGGATCTTGCCCTGTTAATCAGCCAGTGATTTTGAGACACAAATCTGTAGATGAAGCAAGCATTTATGATGAAGAGAGGAGACCTAGAGTTGTTCGAATTAAAAGCAGCAAGGCACACACTCTTGATAGTGCAGGGGAGAGTGGAAAGCCTGCTGATATGACCCAGAATGTGAAAGGGAAGAAGTTGGTTATAAATTTGGGGGCACGTAAGATTAATGTTTCTTGTTCTCCACAGTCTAATTCATCAAGCTGCCAAAGAGATCAAGCTGTGATTGCCCATCATG GAAACAGAATTGACTCTGGTCAATCACAAGTTATAAAGGGTTCTGTAAGAGAAGGAAATGTAATCAAATTGGGAAAATTTAAGCCAGAAATTTCTGAACTGAATTCAACCTCTGTTAGGGGTAGTGGTAGTCTGTCTGATGGATGTGAAGCTGTTCCTTCACAGCAACCTCACATCATGCTGGGTAAAGATAGTACTGATGGAATTGATCAAGTTGGAGCCGTAGAAGATATGCCTCAAAGAGGTGAAAGAATGTTGACGGGAAAGTTTCCTGAAGGCGGGTCTCATGCAGATAAAAATATTAATCAGATGCCTTCACATTCTTCGACGAAAGATCCTAGAACTTCACTAAGATTTAAACTCAAGAAACCAAGCTTTGAAAACGGAAAAATTCCTCATCAGGACAAATCTTCAATCAAGGGACAGAGGTCTAAAAGGAAGAGGCCACCACCTTATATGGAAAAAACATCATTTAATGAGGATGATGTAACACAATTGCATCAGGACAATCTAATGGATGAGATTATGGATGCCAACTGGATATTGACGAAATTGGGTAAAGATGCAATTGGAAAGAGAGTTGAAGTTCATCAGGCCCCTGACAATTCTTG GCACAAGGGAGTGATTACTGACATAATTGACGGCTCTTCAAATTTATATGTCACTATAGATGATGGAAGGGTGAAAATCTTGGAACTTGGGAAACAAGGGATCCGTTTGGTTCCTCAGGAACAGAAGAGACCAAAAACATGA